In one window of Helianthus annuus cultivar XRQ/B chromosome 17, HanXRQr2.0-SUNRISE, whole genome shotgun sequence DNA:
- the LOC110912482 gene encoding pre-mRNA-processing factor 17 encodes MDLLQTYKDSGNSDGEDHRMSDQSSPDSSPPRLSIVPKSAAPKVDDTMLSLTVAAAITNKTLTKPLDPTQHVVEFNPTYDQLWAPIQGPAHPYAKDGIAQGMRNHKLGFVENASIEPFVFDEQYNTFYKYGYAADPSASAGFNYVGDMDSLNGNDGVSVYNIPQHEQKKRKLENKMEALDRERLDEEANGAVDPEEVANPATDAWLRKNRKSPWAGKKEGLQEELSEEQKKYAEEYAKKKGEERDGVKDKGEAVTDKSTFHGKEEKDYQGRSWIAPPKDAKATNDHCYIPKRLVHTWSGHTKGVSAIRFFPKHGHLILSAGMDNKVKIWDVYNSGKCMRTYMGHSKAVRDISFCNDGTKFLTAGYDKNIKYWDTETGQVISTFSTGKIPYVVKLNPDDDKQNILLAGMSDKKIVQWDVNTGQITQEYDQHLGAVNTITFVDNNRRFVTSSDDKSLRVWEFGIPVVIKYISEPHMHSMPAISLHPNGNWLAAQSLDNQILIYSTRERFQLNKKKRFAGHIVAGYACQVNFSPDGRFVMSGDGEGKCWFWDWKSCKVFRTLKCHNGVCIGAEWHPLEQSKVATCGWDGLIKYWD; translated from the exons ATGGACCTATTACAGACATACAAAGACTCCGGCAACAGCGACGGCGAAGACCACCGTATGTCCGACCAATCCTCACCGGACTCCTCCCCTCCCCGCCTCTCAATCGTCCCCAAATCCGCCGCCCCCAAAGTCGACGACACCATGCTTTCTCTCACCGTTGCCGCTGCAATCACCAACAAAACCCTAACCAAACCACTGGACCCCACACAACACGTCGTCGAATTCAACCCGACCTACGACCAACTCTGGGCTCCGATCCAAGGCCCCGCTCATCCCTACGCTAAAGACGGCATCGCTCAAGGTATGCGTAATCACAAATTAGGGTTTGTAGAAAACGCCTCAATTGAACCGTTTGTGTTTGATGAACAATATAATACTTTTTATAAATACGGTTATGCTGCCGATCCCTCTGCTTCCGCTGGGTTTAATTACGTTGGTGATATGGATAGTTTGAACGGGAACGACGGCGTTTCGGTTTATAATATTCCACAGCATGAGCAGAAGAAGCGGAAGCTTGAGAATAAGATGGAAGCTTTGGACAGGGAGAGATTGGATGAGGAGGCGAACGGTGCGGTGGATCCCGAGGAGGTGGCGAATCCGGCTACGGATGCGTGGTTGCGGAAGAATCGGAAGAGTCCATGGGCGGGGAAGAAAGAAGGGTTGCAGGAGGAATTGAGTGAGGAACAGAAGAAGTATGCGGAAGAGTACGCGAAAAAGAAAGGGGAGGAGCGAGACGGGGTTAAGGATAAGGGAGAGGCGGTTACGGACAAGAGTACGTTTCATGGGAAAGAGGAGAAGGATTATCAAGGACGGTCGTGGATTGCGCCGCCAAAGGATGCGAAGGCGACGAATGATCATTGTTATATACCGAAGAGATTGGTGCATACGTGGAGTGGGCATACAAAGGGGGTTTCGGCGATTAGGTTTTTCCCGAAGCATGGGCATTTGATTTTGTCGGCTGGGATGGATAACAAGGTGAAGATTTGGGATGTGTATAACTCGGGGAAGTGTATGAGGACTTATATGGGGCATTCGAAGGCGGTGAGGGATATATCATTTTGTAATGACGGGACAAAGTTTTTGACTGCGGGGTATGATAAGAATATTAAGTATTGGGATACGGAAACGGGGCAGGTGATATCCACGTTTTCGACGGGGAAGATACCGTATGTGGTTAAGTTGAATCCGGATGATGATAAGCAGAATATTCTTTTGGCAGGTATGAGTGATAAGAAGATTGTTCAGTGGGATGTGAATACGGGGCAGATTACTCAGGAGTATGACCAGCATCTTGGTGCTGTGAATACGATAACGTTTGTTGATAATAACAGACGGTTCGTCACTTCAAGCGATGATAAGTCTCTTCGTGTATGGGAGTTTGGTATCCCAGTTGTTATAAAGTATATAAGTGAACCGCATATGCATTCGATGCCGGCGATTTCACTTCATCCTAACGGAAATTGGTTGGCAGCACAGAGTTTGGATAATCAGATTCTGATCTATAGCACTAGAGAGAGGTTTCAGCTGAATAAGAAAAAGAGGTTTGCGGGGCATATTGTTGCCGGTTATGCTTGTCAAGTGAATTTTTCGCCGGATGGTAGGTTTGTTATGTCAGGGGATGGTGAAGGTAAATGCTGGTTTTGGGATTGGAAAAGTTGCAAAGTGTTTAGAACGTTAAAGTGTCATAATGGAGTGTGCATTGGTGCTGAGTGGCATCCTTTGGAGCAGAGCAAAGTTGCAACATGTGGTTGGGATGGCTTAATCAAGTATTG GGACTAG
- the LOC110912483 gene encoding ubiquitin-like-specific protease 1D isoform X1 codes for MDIEAETTCNGIKRKKPYEELKPTASGDDDRTAEHEATSEKNSDSDGGGVDAQENKTEDLELMEKSDREIAASIDRIKRNLQTIGVRLPDGGEKYKANLRRHEYELERRKKLQLEKAENGCDDTIQLSDHSDDGASHGKKKSASKFAKIFGKKMEEEQEDSRTVCAFEKDLTYINRCDGRKLKRQLSGKGRSGKVLSSSRSMKTSLVDGKKPMNSNDGNEDGDPTSFSEPKSPHDPPSRNLRPRSARGYRLVDEETETQKFMLNLDPGMKDVKIYYPSRDDPDAVEVDYAHMECLAPEACISSIIMNFYIRYLQQQSSSFDSATCHFHIFNTYFYNKLEKLSYEEDSFRKFRKWWKGVSLSEKAYILLPVHESAHWSLVIICLPSAEDELSPILLHLDSLGLHDSRTLCDNIKRFLKEEWSYLRKSKTPVDPPPTTDEICENDDFRVDHKRVTVPQQKNDYDCGLFVLLYMERFIKEAPVRFRKKDLSMFSKQWFRPQEASNLRAKVCELLVEEFKKAKEKESTSSPKS; via the exons ATGGACATCGAAGCAGAAACCACTTGCAACGGAATCAAGCGAAAGAAACCCTACGAGGAGCTAAAACCTACCGCTTCCGGCGATGACGATCGTACGGCGGAACATGAGGCCACATCAGAGAAGAATTCCGATAGTGACGGTGGTGGAGTAGACGCGCAGGAGAATAAAACGGAGGATTTGGAACTTATGGAGAAATCGGACCGTGAAATTGCGGCGAGTATTGACAGGATCAAGAGAAATTTGCAGACGATAGGTGTTAGGTTGCCTGATGGAGGTGAAAAGTACAAGGCGAATTTAAGAAGACATGAATATGAACTCGAACGGAGGAAGAAGCTTCAGTTAGAGAAG GCGGAGAATGGATGTGATGACACAATACAGCTTTCTGATCATAGTGATGACG GTGCTTCACATGGCAAAAAGAAATCCGCATCAAAGTTTGCCAAAATTTTTGGCAAAAAGATGGAGGAAGAG CAAGAAGATTCTAGGACTGTCTGTGCATTCGAAAAAGATTTGACTTACATCAATCGTTGTGATGGGCGCAAATTAAAGAGACAACTTTCGGGTAAGGGTAGATCCGGGAAGGTTTTATCTTCTTCACGATCCATGAAGACTTCTTTAGTAGATGGTAAGAAACCAATGAACTCCAATGATGGAAACGAAGATGGCGATCCTACATCTTTCTCAGA GCCAAAGTCTCCTCATGATCCACCCTCGAGGAATTTGAGGCCTAGATCT GCACGGGGTTACCGTTTAGTGGATGAGGAGACAGAGACTCAGAAATTTATGTTAAATCTGGATCCAGG CATGAAAGATGTTAAAATCTACTACCCATCAAGGGATGACCCGGATGCTGTTGAAGTTGATTATGCTCACATGGAATGCCTTGCACCTGAAGCGTGCATTTCATCCATTATTATGAATTTTTATATCCG ATATCTTCAGCAGCAATCATCTTCCTTTGATAGTGCAACATGCCATTTTCATATCTTCAACACatatttttataacaaactgGAAAAG cTGAGCTACGAGGAAGATTCGTTTCGCAAGTTCAGAAAGTGGTGGAAAGGTGTTAGCTTATCTGAGAAAGCATACATTCTTCTGCCTGTACATGAAAG TGCTCATTGGAGCCTGGTGATAATTTGTCTCCCTAGCGCAGAAGATGAACTAAGCCCGATTTTGCTTCATCTGGACTCACTTGGACTACACGACAGCAGGACACTTTGTGATAATATCAAAAG ATTTCTTAAAGAAGAGTGGAGCTATCTAAGAAAATCAAAGACTCCTGTAGACCCACCACCCACTACAGATGAAATCTGCGAAAATGATGACTTTCGAGTGGATCACAAAAGGGTTACG GTTCCACAACAGaagaacgactatgactgtgggCTCTTTGTTCTGCTTTATATGGAGCGTTTCATCAAAGAAGCTCCGGTGAGGTTCAGAAAGAAAGACTTATCAATG TTTAGCAAACAATGGTTTCGGCCTCAAGAAGCATCCAACTTAAGGGCTAAAGTCTGTGAACTTCTTGTAGAAGAGTTCAAGAAAGCCAAAGAGAAGGAATCCACCTCATCTCCGAAGAGTTAG
- the LOC110912483 gene encoding ubiquitin-like-specific protease 1D isoform X2, with translation MDIEAETTCNGIKRKKPYEELKPTASGDDDRTAEHEATSEKNSDSDGGGVDAQENKTEDLELMEKSDREIAASIDRIKRNLQTIGVRLPDGGEKYKANLRRHEYELERRKKLQLEKAENGCDDTIQLSDHSDDGASHGKKKSASKFAKIFGKKMEEEQEDSRTVCAFEKDLTYINRCDGRKLKRQLSGKGRSGKVLSSSRSMKTSLVDGKKPMNSNDGNEDGDPTSFSEPKSPHDPPSRNLRPRSARGYRLVDEETETQKFMLNLDPGMKDVKIYYPSRDDPDAVEVDYAHMECLAPEACISSIIMNFYIRYLQQQSSSFDSATCHFHIFNTYFYNKLEKLSYEEDSFRKFRKWWKGVSLSEKAYILLPVHESAHWSLVIICLPSAEDELSPILLHLDSLGLHDSRTLCDNIKRFLKEEWSYLRKSKTPVDPPPTTDEICENDDFRVDHKRVTVPQQKNDYDCGLFVLLYMERFIKEAPVRFRKKDLSMQTMVSASRSIQLKG, from the exons ATGGACATCGAAGCAGAAACCACTTGCAACGGAATCAAGCGAAAGAAACCCTACGAGGAGCTAAAACCTACCGCTTCCGGCGATGACGATCGTACGGCGGAACATGAGGCCACATCAGAGAAGAATTCCGATAGTGACGGTGGTGGAGTAGACGCGCAGGAGAATAAAACGGAGGATTTGGAACTTATGGAGAAATCGGACCGTGAAATTGCGGCGAGTATTGACAGGATCAAGAGAAATTTGCAGACGATAGGTGTTAGGTTGCCTGATGGAGGTGAAAAGTACAAGGCGAATTTAAGAAGACATGAATATGAACTCGAACGGAGGAAGAAGCTTCAGTTAGAGAAG GCGGAGAATGGATGTGATGACACAATACAGCTTTCTGATCATAGTGATGACG GTGCTTCACATGGCAAAAAGAAATCCGCATCAAAGTTTGCCAAAATTTTTGGCAAAAAGATGGAGGAAGAG CAAGAAGATTCTAGGACTGTCTGTGCATTCGAAAAAGATTTGACTTACATCAATCGTTGTGATGGGCGCAAATTAAAGAGACAACTTTCGGGTAAGGGTAGATCCGGGAAGGTTTTATCTTCTTCACGATCCATGAAGACTTCTTTAGTAGATGGTAAGAAACCAATGAACTCCAATGATGGAAACGAAGATGGCGATCCTACATCTTTCTCAGA GCCAAAGTCTCCTCATGATCCACCCTCGAGGAATTTGAGGCCTAGATCT GCACGGGGTTACCGTTTAGTGGATGAGGAGACAGAGACTCAGAAATTTATGTTAAATCTGGATCCAGG CATGAAAGATGTTAAAATCTACTACCCATCAAGGGATGACCCGGATGCTGTTGAAGTTGATTATGCTCACATGGAATGCCTTGCACCTGAAGCGTGCATTTCATCCATTATTATGAATTTTTATATCCG ATATCTTCAGCAGCAATCATCTTCCTTTGATAGTGCAACATGCCATTTTCATATCTTCAACACatatttttataacaaactgGAAAAG cTGAGCTACGAGGAAGATTCGTTTCGCAAGTTCAGAAAGTGGTGGAAAGGTGTTAGCTTATCTGAGAAAGCATACATTCTTCTGCCTGTACATGAAAG TGCTCATTGGAGCCTGGTGATAATTTGTCTCCCTAGCGCAGAAGATGAACTAAGCCCGATTTTGCTTCATCTGGACTCACTTGGACTACACGACAGCAGGACACTTTGTGATAATATCAAAAG ATTTCTTAAAGAAGAGTGGAGCTATCTAAGAAAATCAAAGACTCCTGTAGACCCACCACCCACTACAGATGAAATCTGCGAAAATGATGACTTTCGAGTGGATCACAAAAGGGTTACG GTTCCACAACAGaagaacgactatgactgtgggCTCTTTGTTCTGCTTTATATGGAGCGTTTCATCAAAGAAGCTCCGGTGAGGTTCAGAAAGAAAGACTTATCAATG CAAACAATGGTTTCGGCCTCAAGAAGCATCCAACTTAAGGGCTAA